One segment of Candidatus Paceibacterota bacterium DNA contains the following:
- a CDS encoding thymidylate synthase translates to MKQYLDLLKYVLENGEKKGDPQGVGNIAVCGYQMRFNIDDGFPLITTKKTHLKSIIYELLWFLRGDTNVKYLNDNGVTIWNEWATKEACAKYNLPVGELGPIYGEKWRRWKKRDGGTIDQISNAIEEIKKNPNSRRLVVSSWDPEDVDKVFVAPCHCFFKFFVANNKLSLHLFQRSCDVFLGVPFNIASYSLLLMMVAQVTGLKAHEFIHTLSDAHIYLNHINQVKTQLEREPKALPKMTINPEVKNIFDFTYEDFKLEGYDPHPSIKGDIAV, encoded by the coding sequence ATGAAACAATATTTAGATCTGTTAAAATATGTTTTAGAAAACGGAGAAAAGAAGGGAGATCCTCAAGGGGTAGGGAATATTGCAGTTTGCGGTTACCAAATGCGTTTTAATATAGACGACGGATTTCCGTTGATAACTACCAAGAAAACCCATTTAAAATCCATTATTTATGAACTTTTATGGTTTTTAAGAGGAGATACCAATGTTAAATATTTGAATGACAATGGAGTGACAATTTGGAACGAATGGGCGACCAAAGAGGCCTGTGCTAAGTATAATCTGCCTGTCGGAGAACTTGGCCCTATTTATGGAGAAAAATGGAGAAGATGGAAGAAGAGAGATGGAGGAACAATAGATCAGATTTCAAATGCAATAGAGGAAATAAAAAAAAATCCTAATTCAAGGCGGCTTGTTGTCTCATCGTGGGACCCGGAAGATGTTGATAAAGTTTTTGTCGCTCCTTGCCATTGCTTTTTTAAATTTTTTGTGGCAAATAACAAGCTTTCTTTGCATCTTTTTCAAAGAAGCTGCGATGTTTTTTTAGGAGTTCCCTTTAATATCGCTTCCTATTCTCTTTTACTTATGATGGTTGCACAGGTAACGGGACTGAAAGCTCATGAATTTATCCATACTCTTTCAGATGCTCATATATATCTTAATCATATAAATCAAGTAAAGACCCAGCTTGAAAGAGAGCCAAAGGCCTTGCCCAAGATGACTATTAATCCAGAGGTTAAAAATATATTTGATTTTACCTATGAGGATTTCAAACTTGAAGGATATGACCCTCATCCTTCAATAAAAGGAGATATTGCCGTTTAA
- a CDS encoding HIT domain-containing protein produces MAKKKFVNLQNARKGEYKKVIEEIVSTGKCPFCKENFKYHKKPIFKKKNNWFLTDNSWPYKNSKHHFLLIGEEHKENLFELTKKDLQSIFFLINFAVKKWKIKGGGLIVRFGDTKFTGGSVSHIHFHLLSPNVNQKTKKSKKIAFTIG; encoded by the coding sequence ATGGCTAAAAAGAAATTCGTAAACCTTCAAAATGCAAGAAAGGGAGAATACAAAAAAGTAATTGAAGAAATAGTATCAACCGGCAAATGCCCTTTTTGCAAAGAAAATTTCAAATACCATAAAAAACCGATATTCAAGAAAAAAAACAACTGGTTTTTAACAGATAACAGCTGGCCTTACAAAAATTCAAAACACCACTTCCTTCTTATTGGGGAAGAGCATAAAGAAAATCTTTTTGAACTTACAAAAAAAGACCTTCAATCTATATTTTTTCTTATTAATTTTGCAGTTAAAAAATGGAAAATAAAAGGAGGAGGACTGATTGTAAGATTCGGGGACACGAAATTTACAGGCGGTTCAGTAAGCCATATCCATTTCCACTTGTTATCTCCAAACGTAAATCAAAAAACAAAGAAAAGCAAAAAAATTGCTTTTACTATCGGTTAG
- a CDS encoding adenylyltransferase/cytidyltransferase family protein, with amino-acid sequence MNKNKIVLDYSKLKEIVSAHRVLGHRIISTAGSWDMLHIGHLRYLIKAKNEGDVLIVGADSDRGIKLYKNELRPVIPQKERMEMLSYQGCVDYVTLIDDIDNNGAWQYDLVKTILPDVFVTTNYSYTKKQINDIKKYSKKVVVLPRQAETTSSTEIIERMVKKHLEVLLVNMGKKKNG; translated from the coding sequence ATGAATAAAAACAAAATCGTCCTTGATTATTCAAAGTTAAAAGAAATTGTCTCTGCTCACAGAGTTCTGGGACACAGAATTATAAGCACAGCCGGATCTTGGGATATGCTTCACATAGGACACCTAAGATACCTTATAAAAGCCAAAAATGAGGGAGACGTCCTTATTGTCGGAGCAGACAGCGACAGAGGAATAAAGCTTTATAAGAATGAATTAAGGCCGGTTATCCCTCAAAAAGAAAGAATGGAAATGCTTAGTTATCAAGGATGCGTTGATTATGTTACTCTTATTGACGATATAGATAATAATGGCGCTTGGCAGTATGATCTTGTCAAAACCATTCTTCCGGATGTTTTTGTAACCACAAACTATAGTTATACCAAAAAGCAAATCAATGATATTAAAAAATATTCAAAAAAAGTAGTAGTGTTGCCAAGGCAGGCAGAAACAACTTCCTCAACTGAAATTATTGAAAGAATGGTAAAAAAGCACCTGGAAGTTTTACTTGTCAATATGGGAAAAAAGAAAAATGGCTAA
- the deoC gene encoding deoxyribose-phosphate aldolase has translation MKNIAKIIDHTDIRKEATLKDIKNICLEAKEYGFHGVCVREKWTKTVSKELKGTDIKTVVLADSPMGLSRSSERIKLAKKIKKDGGNELDIVLNIVDIKYGRYEKVLNDLKNICRIMPTKVIIGSGYLTDDEIIKASQIVKKAGAICVKTATEKDPLENREMEEKARHLKLMKKGAPGLLIKASGNIRTLKDAEKMVKAGADIIGTSSGVKMAKEFKK, from the coding sequence ATGAAAAATATAGCCAAAATAATTGACCACACAGACATAAGAAAAGAAGCTACATTAAAAGATATTAAAAATATTTGTCTTGAAGCCAAAGAATATGGTTTTCACGGGGTTTGCGTAAGAGAAAAATGGACAAAAACAGTAAGCAAAGAGTTAAAAGGAACGGATATAAAGACGGTTGTTTTGGCCGATTCTCCAATGGGTCTTTCAAGATCAAGCGAAAGAATAAAATTGGCAAAAAAGATTAAAAAAGACGGAGGAAACGAGCTTGATATTGTTTTAAATATTGTAGACATAAAGTACGGAAGATATGAGAAAGTTTTAAACGACTTAAAAAATATCTGCAGGATTATGCCTACAAAAGTTATTATTGGCTCAGGTTATTTGACTGATGATGAAATAATAAAGGCCTCTCAAATTGTAAAAAAGGCCGGAGCAATATGCGTTAAAACAGCGACAGAAAAAGATCCCCTTGAAAACAGGGAGATGGAAGAAAAGGCAAGGCATTTAAAACTTATGAAAAAAGGAGCTCCAGGACTTCTTATTAAAGCGTCTGGAAATATAAGGACATTAAAGGATGCAGAGAAAATGGTAAAGGCAGGGGCGGATATTATAGGGACAAGTTCGGGAGTTAAAATGGCAAAAGAATTTAAGAAATAA
- the gatB gene encoding Asp-tRNA(Asn)/Glu-tRNA(Gln) amidotransferase subunit GatB yields the protein MYKPTIGLEIHVGLNTKSKMFCSCVNNSSEKEPNKNVCSVCLGHPGTLPVANKEAIKKVIKAGLSLNCEIARETKFDRKNYFYPDLPKGYQISQYDKPICKGGFLIINGKKIRITRIHLEEDTGRINYLPKEKSSLIDFNRAGVPLMELVTEPDIGTGKEAVNFAKELQLIFRYIDISDADMEKGQMRVEVNISISKDDNLGTKVEIKNLNSFRVVEKAIDYEIKRQTDILEKGEKVVQETRGWHDKKEITFSQREKEQAHDYRYFPEPDLPVFNFSEEFIKEITIPELPEQKRERFRNEYFLKEKDIEVFVKNKDLGNYFEKVISELYNWKKEIDIKKGISKEEKENLSKLASNYIISDFQGLLGILSVDKSKITPENFAEFIILLYKGEILSKMAKNILEKMFKTGADPSHIIEEEGIKKITNRGEIEKTIEEVILENEKAFDDYKKGKENALQFLTGKVMAKTKGMADPKAVSKVLEAKISAVAKVETKTIKK from the coding sequence ATGTACAAACCAACAATTGGTCTTGAAATACACGTAGGGCTAAACACCAAATCTAAAATGTTTTGCTCTTGTGTTAATAATTCAAGTGAAAAAGAACCCAATAAAAATGTTTGTTCAGTTTGTCTTGGGCATCCGGGAACTCTTCCTGTTGCAAATAAAGAAGCGATAAAAAAAGTAATAAAAGCAGGACTTTCATTGAATTGTGAAATAGCAAGAGAGACTAAATTTGACAGAAAGAATTATTTCTATCCCGACCTTCCAAAAGGATACCAAATTTCCCAATATGACAAGCCAATTTGCAAAGGAGGATTTCTTATTATAAACGGCAAAAAGATAAGAATAACAAGAATTCATCTTGAAGAAGATACGGGAAGAATAAACTATTTACCAAAAGAGAAGAGTTCTTTGATTGATTTTAACAGGGCGGGAGTGCCCTTGATGGAGCTTGTAACAGAGCCGGACATTGGAACTGGCAAAGAAGCAGTTAATTTTGCAAAGGAACTCCAGCTTATTTTCAGATATATTGATATTTCGGATGCAGATATGGAAAAAGGACAGATGAGAGTAGAGGTAAATATTAGTATTAGTAAAGACGATAATCTCGGAACAAAAGTGGAAATAAAAAATCTTAATTCTTTCAGAGTTGTTGAAAAAGCCATTGATTATGAAATAAAAAGACAGACGGATATTTTAGAAAAAGGGGAAAAGGTAGTTCAAGAAACAAGAGGTTGGCATGATAAAAAAGAGATAACCTTTTCTCAAAGAGAAAAAGAACAGGCTCATGATTATAGGTATTTTCCAGAGCCGGATTTGCCTGTTTTTAATTTTTCAGAAGAGTTTATAAAAGAAATAACTATTCCAGAGCTTCCAGAACAAAAGAGGGAAAGATTTAGGAATGAATATTTTTTGAAAGAAAAAGATATTGAAGTTTTTGTGAAAAACAAAGATCTTGGAAACTATTTTGAAAAAGTTATTTCCGAACTTTATAACTGGAAAAAAGAAATTGATATAAAGAAGGGAATTTCAAAAGAAGAAAAAGAAAATCTTTCAAAATTAGCTTCAAACTATATTATAAGCGATTTCCAAGGATTACTTGGAATTTTATCCGTTGATAAAAGCAAAATTACACCTGAAAATTTTGCAGAATTTATAATTCTTCTCTATAAAGGAGAAATCTTATCAAAAATGGCAAAGAATATCTTGGAAAAGATGTTCAAGACAGGAGCTGATCCTTCTCATATTATAGAAGAAGAGGGGATTAAAAAAATTACCAACAGGGGAGAAATTGAAAAAACGATAGAAGAGGTAATTTTAGAAAACGAAAAAGCGTTTGATGATTACAAAAAAGGGAAGGAAAATGCTTTGCAATTTCTGACAGGCAAGGTAATGGCAAAAACAAAAGGAATGGCGGATCCTAAAGCGGTATCGAAAGTATTGGAAGCAAAAATTTCTGCTGTTGCCAAAGTAGAAACAAAAACTATAAAAAAATAA
- the miaA gene encoding tRNA (adenosine(37)-N6)-dimethylallyltransferase MiaA, with protein MGTYWKNKIIAIVGPNASGKTSLSIGICLYLNSKKIKKHFNIKGAEIISADSRQVYKGLDIGSGKIKKKETKGIPHHLIDIVSPKKIFTVADYKKKAIKKIENLHKENKIPIIVGGTGFYVDAIIKNTTIPEVMPDWKLRKKLEQKTKKELFLMLEKKDKRRAKEIDKNNKRRIIRALEIIESTGKRIPKKENNPLFDSLIFGIKKSQEKQKILIAKRLKKRLREGMVKEVENLHKKGISWKRLEDLGLEYRYIAYYLQGKMPYDEMIEKLQKEIEHFAKRQMTWFKRNKEIIWIEGLKEAKKNLEKI; from the coding sequence ATGGGGACTTATTGGAAAAATAAAATAATTGCAATAGTCGGGCCAAACGCTTCGGGAAAAACTTCCCTTTCAATTGGAATCTGTCTTTATTTAAATTCGAAAAAAATAAAAAAGCATTTCAATATTAAGGGAGCGGAAATCATATCTGCCGATTCAAGGCAAGTATATAAAGGCCTTGATATCGGTTCTGGTAAAATAAAAAAGAAAGAGACAAAAGGAATTCCCCATCATTTAATAGACATTGTATCACCCAAAAAGATATTTACTGTTGCCGATTATAAGAAAAAAGCAATAAAAAAAATAGAAAATCTCCATAAAGAAAATAAGATTCCTATTATTGTCGGAGGAACTGGTTTTTATGTTGATGCAATAATAAAAAACACAACTATCCCGGAAGTTATGCCGGATTGGAAATTAAGAAAAAAATTGGAGCAAAAAACAAAAAAAGAGCTTTTTTTAATGCTTGAAAAAAAAGACAAAAGAAGAGCCAAAGAGATAGATAAGAACAATAAAAGGCGTATTATAAGAGCTCTTGAAATAATAGAAAGTACGGGGAAAAGAATTCCAAAGAAAGAAAACAATCCTCTTTTCGATTCTTTAATATTTGGAATAAAAAAAAGCCAAGAAAAGCAAAAAATATTAATAGCAAAACGCCTAAAAAAACGACTAAGAGAAGGGATGGTGAAAGAAGTAGAAAATCTTCACAAAAAAGGAATTTCGTGGAAGCGCCTTGAGGATTTGGGTCTTGAATACAGATACATCGCTTATTATTTACAAGGCAAGATGCCTTATGATGAAATGATAGAAAAACTGCAAAAAGAAATAGAACATTTTGCAAAAAGGCAAATGACCTGGTTTAAGAGAAACAAAGAAATTATTTGGATTGAAGGATTAAAAGAAGCCAAAAAAAATTTAGAGAAAATCTAA
- the miaB gene encoding tRNA (N6-isopentenyl adenosine(37)-C2)-methylthiotransferase MiaB, translated as MKYSIITFGCQMNISDSQRIASLFEKEKYRKTKDITKADLVIINMCSVRQSAVTRVYGLVPKLREIKGKSILTGCFLKKDQKKLEELFDFVIKPSQFPEFLKSKSEFLNIEPAYSSFPIGYIPIMTGCNNFCTYCVVPYTRGREYSRSVEEIVKEAKNLIKKGYKEIWLLGQNVNSYFDKKERNFPSLLKTVNNLKGDFWLKFTSSHPKDFTKELIEAMKNSKKVSKYLNLPLQSGNDKILKKMNRPYTFSQYEKTVQMIKKEIKDISLSTDIIVGFPSETKKQFQDTADALKKIKFEMAYISRYSERPGTKAAELKDNVSLKEKKRREEILNEIIKKNSFIKNKKYLNKEVTVLINSIRNGLYLGKTEDYKTVKIESLKKDLIGKFIKVKIIKSMPWGLIGKIK; from the coding sequence ATGAAATATTCAATAATTACTTTCGGCTGCCAGATGAACATCTCCGATTCCCAAAGAATCGCTTCTCTTTTTGAAAAAGAAAAATACAGAAAAACCAAAGATATAACAAAAGCAGATTTAGTGATTATTAATATGTGCTCTGTAAGACAATCGGCCGTAACAAGAGTTTACGGACTTGTTCCTAAATTAAGGGAAATAAAAGGAAAAAGCATTTTAACCGGCTGTTTTTTAAAAAAAGACCAAAAAAAACTTGAAGAGCTTTTTGATTTTGTGATAAAGCCAAGCCAATTTCCGGAATTTTTAAAAAGCAAATCCGAATTTTTAAATATAGAACCGGCATATTCTTCATTCCCAATTGGATACATACCGATTATGACCGGATGCAATAACTTCTGCACTTACTGCGTCGTTCCATATACAAGAGGGAGGGAATATTCAAGATCGGTTGAAGAAATAGTTAAAGAGGCGAAAAATCTAATAAAAAAAGGATATAAAGAAATTTGGCTTCTTGGCCAAAACGTCAATTCCTATTTTGACAAAAAAGAAAGAAATTTTCCTTCCTTGCTTAAGACGGTAAATAATTTAAAGGGAGATTTTTGGCTTAAATTTACATCTTCTCATCCTAAGGACTTTACGAAAGAATTAATTGAAGCAATGAAAAATTCAAAAAAAGTTTCAAAATATCTTAATCTTCCTCTTCAGTCGGGAAACGATAAAATTCTAAAAAAAATGAACAGGCCTTATACTTTTTCCCAATATGAAAAAACTGTTCAAATGATCAAAAAAGAAATAAAAGATATATCTCTTTCAACGGATATAATTGTCGGATTTCCTTCGGAAACAAAAAAACAGTTTCAGGATACCGCGGATGCTCTGAAAAAAATAAAGTTTGAAATGGCCTATATTTCAAGATATTCAGAAAGACCAGGAACAAAAGCGGCAGAATTGAAAGACAATGTCTCATTAAAAGAAAAAAAAAGGAGAGAGGAGATTCTCAATGAGATAATCAAAAAAAACAGCTTTATAAAAAATAAGAAATATCTTAATAAAGAAGTGACAGTGCTTATAAATTCAATACGAAACGGTCTTTATTTGGGAAAAACTGAAGATTATAAAACAGTAAAAATAGAATCATTAAAAAAAGACCTTATTGGGAAATTCATAAAAGTTAAAATTATAAAAAGTATGCCATGGGGACTTATTGGAAAAATAAAATAA